The Nitrospirales bacterium genome includes a window with the following:
- a CDS encoding TraB/GumN family protein produces the protein MDEPIHKSVPESTESEVLRGDYSDDVQVVCLPEKSIILIGTAHVSQESAELVRQVIDQEQPDCVCVELDARRFEVLSKPKRWESLDLKEIIRNKQLSTLMVNLVLASYQKRLGDQLGVMPGTEMLEATKTAEKYQIPVALCDRDVRITMRRAWRTTPFWRKSMLVSSLLLSIFDTTQVSEEEIRDLKKQDVLSEMMDELGKEVPTLKSVLIDERDRYLAQKIRDVKGEKVVAVVGAGHMPGIQRTLKERQPVNLEELDVIPPVSAAWKWVGWSIPAIIIGSIAYIGFQQGALAAGENALFWILANGIPSALGAILALAHPLTILTAFVSAPFTSLTPVIGVGYVTAFVQAYVQPPLVREFQSVAEDITIPRRWWHSRLLRVFLAFLLPTLGSIIGTYVGGAKIVSNLF, from the coding sequence ATGGATGAGCCGATACACAAATCTGTTCCAGAATCGACTGAATCTGAAGTCCTGCGTGGAGACTATTCAGATGATGTTCAGGTTGTCTGTTTGCCGGAAAAATCGATTATTCTCATCGGTACGGCGCATGTTTCTCAAGAGTCTGCGGAACTAGTTCGTCAGGTCATTGACCAAGAACAGCCTGATTGCGTGTGCGTCGAATTAGATGCGAGACGTTTTGAGGTACTCTCAAAGCCCAAACGCTGGGAATCCTTGGATCTCAAAGAGATCATTCGAAATAAACAGCTCAGTACGTTGATGGTCAACCTCGTTTTAGCGTCATACCAAAAACGTCTTGGGGACCAATTAGGGGTGATGCCTGGCACAGAAATGCTTGAGGCGACCAAGACGGCGGAAAAATATCAAATTCCAGTCGCCTTGTGCGATCGTGATGTTCGGATCACCATGCGACGTGCGTGGAGGACAACACCATTTTGGCGAAAGAGCATGCTGGTATCATCACTTCTGTTGAGCATATTCGATACCACTCAAGTCTCGGAAGAAGAAATTCGAGACCTGAAAAAACAAGATGTTCTCTCTGAAATGATGGATGAACTCGGAAAAGAAGTTCCCACGCTAAAATCCGTGTTGATTGATGAGCGTGATCGTTATCTAGCCCAAAAGATCCGCGATGTGAAGGGCGAAAAAGTCGTTGCGGTCGTGGGGGCAGGGCACATGCCTGGCATTCAACGCACGTTAAAGGAACGACAGCCTGTAAACTTGGAAGAGCTTGATGTCATTCCCCCAGTTTCCGCTGCCTGGAAATGGGTTGGGTGGAGCATTCCCGCGATTATTATCGGATCTATTGCTTACATCGGGTTTCAACAGGGCGCATTGGCTGCAGGGGAGAATGCCTTGTTCTGGATTCTGGCAAACGGAATTCCGAGTGCATTGGGGGCCATTCTTGCTCTTGCACATCCGTTGACGATCCTGACGGCGTTTGTGTCTGCCCCGTTCACAAGTCTTACACCTGTTATTGGCGTCGGATATGTAACGGCCTTCGTTCAAGCTTACGTGCAACCTCCACTCGTGCGAGAGTTTCAAAGCGTGGCCGAGGATATCACGATTCCAAGGCGTTGGTGGCATAGCCGCCTTTTGCGAGTATTTTTAGCTTTTTTGCTTCCGACGTTGGGTAGTATTATCGGAACCTACGTGGGCGGGGCCAAAATTGTGTCGAATCTGTTTTAA
- a CDS encoding transposase — protein MAVTRVLIERCQAAYLWTDGVYVKAGLGTEKTALLLIIGAMQDGSKHVLAVEVRYRESKDSWSVVLRHLKQRGLTTVRLVAAEKNFRKSHAQPWVEHAREGEEFSDGVKKPNSKVAV, from the coding sequence ATGGCAGTGACAAGGGTGCTGATTGAGAGATGTCAGGCGGCGTATTTGTGGACTGATGGCGTTTATGTGAAAGCGGGATTGGGCACAGAGAAAACGGCCCTGCTGCTGATTATTGGAGCGATGCAAGACGGGAGTAAACATGTGTTAGCCGTGGAGGTGAGGTATCGGGAGAGTAAGGATTCTTGGTCCGTTGTCTTACGACACCTCAAACAGCGTGGTCTGACGACCGTGCGGCTCGTGGCGGCCGAGAAGAATTTTCGGAAATCGCATGCTCAGCCCTGGGTGGAGCATGCACGGGAAGGCGAGGAGTTCTCCGACGGAGTCAAAAAGCCTAATTCGAAGGTCGCCGTCTAA
- a CDS encoding LPP20 family lipoprotein — MMLVGRRNSWNSHFMVFGTLLLILWGCASQPLPAPCTSTECLIQKGEAPKWINEPQGFYPNTEMLYGVGSASGIPNKSLLRRAAQENAKNQIAASIKASIKSSYSSTARFASSSVNISAEENAVSEALNRLVLAELVGSKIVAVWVNPFISEAYALAALNKSLACENILSQLKGKGGIEISNMKEFKDNCLRV, encoded by the coding sequence ATGATGCTCGTAGGCAGAAGAAATAGTTGGAATTCTCACTTCATGGTGTTTGGCACGTTGTTATTGATTCTGTGGGGCTGTGCGAGTCAACCACTACCAGCGCCATGCACAAGTACTGAATGTTTGATCCAGAAAGGTGAGGCGCCTAAATGGATAAACGAACCTCAGGGGTTTTATCCTAATACTGAGATGCTTTATGGAGTTGGAAGTGCTAGTGGTATTCCTAATAAATCATTACTCCGTCGTGCTGCGCAAGAGAACGCAAAAAATCAAATTGCAGCGAGTATAAAAGCATCAATAAAATCATCGTATTCAAGTACAGCGAGATTTGCGAGTTCGAGTGTAAATATTTCGGCCGAGGAAAATGCGGTTAGTGAGGCTCTCAATAGGCTTGTCTTAGCTGAGTTGGTAGGAAGCAAAATTGTTGCAGTGTGGGTAAATCCATTCATAAGCGAAGCTTATGCGTTGGCTGCTTTGAACAAATCTCTAGCTTGTGAAAATATTTTATCGCAGTTGAAGGGCAAAGGTGGTATTGAGATCAGTAACATGAAGGAGTTTAAGGATAATTGCTTGAGAGTATAA
- a CDS encoding SIMPL domain-containing protein (The SIMPL domain is named for its presence in mouse protein SIMPL (signalling molecule that associates with mouse pelle-like kinase). Bacterial member BP26, from Brucella, was shown to assemble into a channel-like structure, while YggE from E. coli has been associated with resistance to oxidative stress.) — translation MIRIVCLVFFLLNVPMPFFGNTANQAWADEDRQTTPTLTVSEEGIVQLAPTKAVIHLSVETTGKSFEAVQEENKENMERVLSDLQKLGIKKEHVQTSSLSVTPQYPPRPHRQSSQPAIPDVPRIIGYTVVHTLLVEVFDLTRVGRVVDQALKAGANRFSHITWGLRDSYPAQLDALTRAAHRAREKAKTLAQALDVRLLRLLSVTERGGSPIPNQRTRERAMMSMAMENAGSSVPVSPGELSIRASVTLVYEISE, via the coding sequence ATGATCAGAATAGTTTGTCTGGTATTTTTTCTACTCAATGTTCCAATGCCGTTTTTCGGGAACACCGCCAATCAGGCATGGGCAGACGAAGATCGTCAAACGACCCCAACTCTGACAGTATCGGAGGAGGGCATCGTTCAGTTAGCGCCAACCAAAGCCGTTATCCATCTCTCAGTGGAAACGACGGGTAAGTCCTTTGAAGCCGTGCAAGAGGAAAACAAGGAAAACATGGAACGAGTGCTATCGGACTTACAAAAGCTTGGTATTAAAAAAGAACATGTGCAAACATCCTCGTTGTCAGTCACTCCCCAATATCCCCCCCGTCCTCATCGGCAGTCTAGTCAGCCGGCCATCCCCGATGTCCCGAGAATCATCGGATACACGGTCGTTCATACTCTCCTGGTTGAAGTGTTCGACCTCACGCGGGTCGGTCGTGTAGTTGATCAAGCATTGAAGGCAGGGGCCAATCGATTTTCCCATATTACCTGGGGATTGCGAGATAGCTATCCGGCCCAACTTGACGCGCTTACGAGGGCGGCTCATCGTGCTCGGGAAAAGGCTAAAACATTAGCTCAGGCTCTTGATGTGCGATTGCTTCGGTTGCTCTCTGTCACGGAGAGAGGAGGATCTCCCATCCCGAACCAACGGACGAGAGAAAGAGCGATGATGAGCATGGCGATGGAAAATGCCGGTTCTTCGGTACCTGTGTCTCCAGGCGAGCTCTCCATTCGTGCTTCAGTCACGTTAGTCTACGAAATTAGTGAATGA
- a CDS encoding GTP-binding protein, whose translation MTNKVPVLVVSGFLGAGKTTLVRSLLQEAQATGHRLAVVSNEFGELGIDEALLQNESSRGYVELEGGCVCCQLSNELLTTLQGLWERIRPDRVIVETSGVALPFDTLTTFWREPVSVWAGESLAVVVVNAEQLLQKRDLAGTFEQQVSSADILVLNKIDLVPNSHVESLKTILNEYAPDTPIVESVNAAVDSAILFPPDPQNISSRRSHESECGETHTHEQFTSQILPIESGIEEEVLVKRLTELNALRMKGIVQTASGKRLIQGVGPRIDFVDPPDSFPSRLMGKIVVISRA comes from the coding sequence ATGACGAACAAGGTTCCGGTCTTAGTCGTCTCTGGATTTCTTGGGGCGGGAAAGACCACCTTGGTTCGTTCGCTCTTGCAAGAGGCGCAAGCCACCGGTCACCGGCTTGCCGTCGTCTCTAATGAGTTTGGAGAGCTTGGGATTGATGAAGCGCTTTTGCAAAATGAGAGTTCCAGAGGCTACGTCGAATTAGAGGGGGGATGTGTTTGTTGTCAGTTATCGAATGAATTGCTGACAACTCTTCAAGGACTGTGGGAACGAATTCGGCCAGATCGCGTCATCGTGGAAACATCTGGAGTCGCCCTTCCTTTTGATACTTTGACGACGTTCTGGCGTGAACCGGTTTCAGTATGGGCCGGAGAGAGCCTGGCTGTGGTCGTGGTGAATGCCGAGCAATTGCTCCAAAAGCGGGACTTAGCCGGAACGTTTGAACAGCAGGTGTCATCGGCCGATATTCTTGTACTCAATAAAATAGATTTAGTCCCCAATTCCCATGTCGAGTCGTTAAAGACGATACTTAATGAATATGCGCCAGACACTCCCATCGTGGAAAGTGTCAACGCGGCCGTGGATTCTGCGATTTTATTTCCTCCCGATCCCCAGAATATTTCGTCCCGCCGTTCTCACGAATCTGAATGCGGGGAAACCCATACGCATGAACAATTTACGAGTCAGATCTTGCCGATAGAATCTGGAATAGAGGAAGAGGTTCTGGTAAAGCGATTGACCGAATTGAACGCGTTACGTATGAAAGGCATCGTGCAGACGGCTTCAGGAAAACGTTTGATCCAAGGAGTCGGTCCACGGATTGACTTTGTTGACCCGCCCGATTCGTTCCCATCCCGCCTGATGGGGAAGATCGTCGTGATCAGTCGCGCTTAG
- a CDS encoding pentapeptide repeat-containing protein produces the protein MANAEQLAILIDGGVEAWNKFRRTNPAVQADLRDADLSGYDFTRADFSHADLTGANMSDAYLLRADFTESILNAVNFTEADIIEANLIKASLKNSTMVMVDLSGSGLIRADLSGVNLTEANLTRTSLPWGNLTKADLTRTKLHLTDLREAALIDANLQGASLQDASLTGTNFTRANLTGIKHISIDLLSKAKTLYQAQLDACLADALRSHQNLFEKPDDRISA, from the coding sequence ATGGCCAACGCTGAACAACTCGCCATATTGATCGACGGTGGCGTTGAAGCATGGAATAAATTCCGGCGGACGAACCCGGCGGTTCAGGCCGACCTGCGAGACGCCGATTTGTCTGGGTATGATTTTACGCGCGCGGATTTCAGTCATGCTGACCTCACCGGAGCGAATATGTCCGATGCTTATTTATTGAGAGCTGATTTTACCGAGTCCATCCTGAACGCGGTGAATTTCACGGAAGCCGATATCATCGAGGCTAACCTGATCAAGGCATCCTTGAAAAATTCCACGATGGTCATGGTCGATCTCAGTGGATCAGGGTTAATCAGAGCTGACCTATCAGGAGTGAATCTGACAGAGGCAAACTTGACCCGGACTTCTTTACCGTGGGGAAATCTCACGAAGGCCGACTTAACGCGAACAAAGCTACATCTCACAGATTTACGAGAAGCTGCACTGATTGATGCCAATCTTCAGGGCGCCTCGCTTCAGGATGCTTCCCTCACGGGCACGAATTTCACGAGAGCCAATTTGACCGGCATCAAACACATCTCCATTGACTTACTCAGCAAGGCCAAGACCCTCTACCAGGCTCAGCTTGATGCCTGTCTTGCTGACGCGCTACGTTCACACCAGAACCTATTCGAAAAGCCTGACGACCGCATTTCAGCATAG
- the hflC gene encoding protease modulator HflC: MNKQNILVGLLGILILLVILGASPVFIVDLTETAIVVRLGKPVNTVTEPGLKIKFPFIEEVTYFDKRLLDYDAPSRDVITEDKKTIVIDNFAKWRIVDPLRVYQAFQTQRGALQRLDDIIYSELRVELGRHELTDIVSANRALIMKVVSERSNEKASAYGLEVSDVRIKRADLPEQNEKAIFQRMQAERERQAKQYRAEGEEEAQKIRSEAEKDKEIILAKAYKTAQELQGDGDAQAFKIYAAAYGQGPKFFEFLRSMEAYKKTFTRDNTTMVLSPDSEFLQYLKKR, encoded by the coding sequence ATGAACAAACAAAATATCCTCGTCGGACTCCTCGGCATTCTCATCCTGCTGGTCATCCTTGGCGCTTCGCCCGTCTTTATCGTTGACCTGACCGAAACGGCTATCGTCGTCCGCCTCGGCAAACCCGTCAATACAGTGACCGAGCCCGGACTCAAGATTAAATTTCCCTTTATCGAAGAAGTCACCTATTTTGATAAACGCCTTCTCGACTACGACGCACCCTCGCGCGATGTGATCACCGAAGATAAAAAGACCATCGTCATCGATAACTTTGCGAAGTGGCGTATCGTGGATCCACTCCGTGTGTACCAGGCTTTCCAGACTCAGCGGGGAGCACTTCAACGTCTGGACGACATCATCTATTCTGAGCTTCGGGTTGAACTGGGGCGTCATGAATTAACCGATATTGTCTCAGCGAACCGCGCACTCATCATGAAAGTCGTCTCCGAGCGTTCGAATGAAAAGGCTTCGGCATATGGGCTGGAAGTATCCGACGTCCGCATTAAACGGGCAGATCTTCCGGAACAGAATGAGAAGGCCATTTTCCAAAGAATGCAGGCTGAACGGGAGCGGCAGGCAAAACAGTATCGCGCCGAAGGTGAAGAAGAGGCCCAAAAAATTCGCTCTGAAGCAGAGAAAGACAAGGAGATCATTCTCGCCAAAGCCTACAAGACAGCCCAGGAGTTACAAGGTGACGGCGACGCGCAAGCGTTTAAAATCTATGCGGCGGCCTACGGACAAGGCCCGAAATTTTTCGAATTTCTGCGTTCCATGGAAGCCTATAAAAAGACGTTTACTCGAGACAATACGACGATGGTCTTAAGTCCTGATTCCGAATTTTTGCAATACTTAAAGAAGCGGTAG
- the hflK gene encoding FtsH protease activity modulator HflK, with product MTWEPKDPWGRSGDDPLDEALKKAQDQFKRIVPTGGGFTSIALIVVAILALAQSFFIVAPDEEGLVKRFGNVVRTVEPGPHLKIPFIETVVTPKVEKLHRVEVGFRTDERGRTRPVPRESLMLTGDMNILSVEFIVQYKIKNARDYLYNVTNVDATIHNSAEAAMREVIGKNKIDEALTVGKAEIQQSTQALLQGILDQYQAGVQIATVQLQDVNPPEAVAAAFKDVASAKEDREKLINQAHGYRNDLLPRAKGEAAQQVNIAKAYAQARITKAEGEANHFLKTLKEYNQAKDVISKRVYIETMEEILSNTDKIILDTNAGKNVLPYLPLDRLKQPLSSSREGGAGS from the coding sequence ATGACGTGGGAGCCCAAAGACCCTTGGGGACGTAGCGGGGATGATCCGCTTGATGAAGCCCTGAAAAAAGCTCAAGATCAATTCAAGCGTATCGTACCGACGGGTGGTGGATTCACGTCGATCGCTCTGATCGTCGTCGCCATACTGGCTCTCGCACAATCGTTTTTCATCGTGGCTCCTGATGAAGAGGGGTTGGTCAAACGGTTTGGCAACGTTGTTCGGACCGTCGAACCTGGACCGCATCTGAAAATCCCTTTCATCGAAACCGTCGTGACTCCGAAAGTTGAAAAACTACACCGCGTCGAAGTGGGATTCCGAACGGATGAACGAGGAAGGACACGCCCGGTTCCTCGCGAATCCTTGATGCTCACGGGGGACATGAATATCCTGTCAGTCGAATTTATCGTTCAATATAAAATCAAGAACGCTCGCGATTACCTCTACAATGTCACCAACGTTGATGCCACCATTCATAATTCTGCCGAAGCGGCCATGCGTGAAGTCATCGGGAAAAACAAGATAGATGAAGCCTTGACGGTCGGAAAGGCCGAGATCCAGCAAAGCACCCAAGCTCTCTTGCAGGGAATCCTCGATCAATACCAAGCAGGCGTACAAATCGCGACGGTCCAGCTCCAGGATGTCAATCCGCCAGAAGCCGTCGCCGCGGCGTTCAAAGACGTTGCGAGTGCGAAAGAAGACCGTGAGAAGCTAATCAATCAAGCTCACGGGTACCGGAACGACCTCTTGCCCAGAGCCAAAGGTGAAGCGGCTCAACAGGTGAACATCGCGAAGGCGTACGCTCAGGCACGCATCACCAAAGCCGAGGGTGAAGCCAATCACTTTTTGAAGACGCTCAAGGAATACAACCAAGCCAAAGACGTCATCAGCAAACGTGTCTACATCGAAACCATGGAAGAAATTCTTTCCAACACGGATAAAATCATTCTTGACACGAATGCAGGGAAGAATGTCCTCCCGTATCTTCCACTCGACCGGCTGAAACAGCCCTTGAGTTCATCACGAGAAGGAGGAGCGGGGTCATGA
- a CDS encoding pseudouridine synthase has translation MDVSPHKYLVFNKPYGILSSFTDSDGRPTLAQYIKTPYVYAAGRLDLDSEGLLLLTSDARLRHRITDPRYKVWKTYWVQVERVPTEEALSTLRSGVFLKGKKTRPAKVKRLSSEPCLWPRAVPIRYRKHVPTEWLQIEIREGVNRQIRRMTATVGYPTLRLARVRIGSLYLEHLQPGESREMTKEEVDALYQSCFDH, from the coding sequence ATGGATGTTTCACCCCACAAATACCTCGTGTTCAATAAACCGTATGGAATCTTGTCTTCCTTCACGGATTCTGATGGGCGCCCGACGTTAGCCCAGTACATCAAGACTCCATACGTATATGCCGCGGGTCGACTCGACCTGGATAGTGAGGGGCTTTTGTTGTTAACCTCGGACGCGAGGCTGCGGCATCGTATAACCGACCCGCGCTATAAGGTTTGGAAAACATACTGGGTTCAAGTGGAGCGAGTTCCCACGGAAGAGGCGTTATCAACCTTGCGGAGTGGGGTATTCCTCAAAGGAAAGAAAACCCGGCCAGCTAAGGTCAAGCGGCTTTCGTCAGAACCATGTTTGTGGCCGCGAGCAGTTCCCATACGGTATCGTAAACATGTCCCAACGGAATGGCTTCAGATCGAGATTCGCGAAGGAGTCAACCGACAGATTCGGAGAATGACTGCTACGGTTGGTTATCCCACGCTCCGGTTAGCTCGTGTTCGAATTGGTTCCCTGTATCTTGAACATTTACAACCTGGAGAGAGTCGCGAGATGACTAAGGAAGAAGTCGATGCCCTGTATCAGTCCTGCTTCGACCATTGA